In Synechococcus sp. KORDI-100, a single window of DNA contains:
- the hisA gene encoding 1-(5-phosphoribosyl)-5-[(5-phosphoribosylamino)methylideneamino]imidazole-4-carboxamide isomerase, giving the protein MEIIPAIDLLDGACVRLHQGDYEQVTRFSDDPVDQAMRWQQQGASRLHLVDLDGAKRGEPVNDAAVRAITAALDIPVQLGGGVRSRQRAQELLACGLDRVILGTVAIEQPDLVRELSALHPGRIVVGIDANNGRVATRGWLEQSDVLATDLARLFSSENLAAIVSTDIATDGTLAGPNLTALREMAEASHVPVIASGGIGCMADLLSLLALEPLGVSGVIVGRALYDGRVDLSEAIRALAEDRLQDVTGQWADLA; this is encoded by the coding sequence ATGGAGATCATCCCTGCCATCGACCTGCTCGATGGTGCTTGTGTCCGCCTTCATCAGGGGGATTACGAGCAGGTGACTCGCTTCAGTGATGATCCCGTCGACCAGGCCATGCGATGGCAGCAGCAGGGTGCCTCGCGACTTCACCTGGTTGATCTCGACGGTGCCAAGCGGGGTGAGCCTGTGAACGATGCAGCCGTTCGCGCCATCACAGCGGCTCTCGACATCCCCGTGCAGCTCGGCGGAGGCGTGCGTTCACGGCAGCGAGCTCAGGAGTTGCTTGCCTGCGGCCTCGATCGCGTGATTCTCGGCACCGTGGCCATTGAACAGCCCGATTTGGTGCGTGAGTTGTCAGCGCTCCATCCAGGCAGGATTGTGGTCGGGATCGATGCCAACAATGGTCGGGTCGCGACCCGCGGCTGGCTTGAGCAAAGCGATGTGTTGGCTACCGATCTGGCTCGCCTGTTCAGCAGTGAAAACCTGGCTGCGATCGTCAGCACGGACATCGCCACCGATGGCACCCTTGCGGGTCCGAATCTGACGGCCCTTCGCGAGATGGCCGAAGCCAGCCATGTTCCTGTGATCGCTTCGGGTGGGATCGGCTGCATGGCCGATCTGCTGTCGCTTCTGGCCCTCGAGCCCCTTGGGGTGTCCGGAGTGATCGTCGGACGAGCGCTGTATGACGGTCGCGTCGATCTGTCCGAGGCGATTCGTGCCCTCGCCGAGGATCGCCTGCAGGATGTCACGGGCCAGTGGGCTGACCTGGCCTGA
- a CDS encoding Fur family transcriptional regulator, translating to MEVFERCRTLGMRLSRQRRMVLDLLWSERSHLSARDIFEKLNARGRSIGHTSVYQNLEALQSAGVIECLDRANGRLYGYRSDPHSHLTCLDSGLIEDIDVELPPDLLEQIERRTGFHIESYTLQLNGRRTLET from the coding sequence ATGGAGGTGTTCGAGCGTTGCCGAACCCTTGGAATGCGATTGAGTCGTCAGCGCCGCATGGTGCTTGATCTGCTCTGGAGTGAACGTAGTCATCTGAGCGCACGCGACATTTTCGAAAAACTGAACGCCCGTGGCCGCAGCATTGGACACACCTCCGTCTACCAGAACCTTGAAGCGCTCCAGTCCGCAGGAGTGATCGAGTGTCTCGATCGCGCCAATGGACGGCTCTACGGCTACCGCAGCGACCCCCACAGTCATCTCACCTGTCTGGACAGTGGCTTGATCGAAGACATCGATGTGGAGTTGCCGCCGGATCTCCTGGAGCAGATCGAACGACGCACCGGTTTTCATATCGAGTCCTACACCCTTCAACTCAACGGACGCCGCACTCTGGAGACGTAA